A genomic segment from Neodiprion lecontei isolate iyNeoLeco1 chromosome 1, iyNeoLeco1.1, whole genome shotgun sequence encodes:
- the LOC124294460 gene encoding uncharacterized protein LOC124294460 codes for MNRRKTLHKHNIGVNCDTGNQVNNDPNNVVNNSGREPMDISSAEVILKSDQECQVDFVSSAGIEQTKAFTCNRYIYMTNYCDAEVQTEIPEIATLKTIVNRKKMKDEEVQCGTSLTDRVDKSVGFNEAVVEQNRKQRSFCGFPSIKTDEDLLDIAGVNFQNFNFLLSKTENPSERSTITREQMLLIFLVKIKTGLTFSAIAIFFGLHRSTISKIFFSTLQYLNSSTANLVFWPSRAAVQKTMPECFKPQYSNTRVIIDCTEFKIDVPSSVDDRIYCYFHYKKGFTAKVLIGITPSGFICFKSKVAGGRKGDSQLTIESNLVDSLEDGDVVLADKGFPEIRSIIDASGKRVFLIVPPFLEKKSEFSKEETDLTYNIARVRIHVERIMQRLEIYQILYKIPEHLFFCIDNIIHVICVLVNLQPPIFSNKTKTIK; via the coding sequence ATGAATCGAAGAAAGACTCTTCACAAGCATAACATCGGAGTGAATTGTGATACTGGAAATCAAGTTAATAACGACCCCAACAATGTTGTCAATAATAGTGGACGTGAACCTATGGATATAAGCAGTgccgaagtaattttaaaaagtgatCAAGAGTGTCAAGTAGATTTTGTAAGTTCTGCTGGTATCGAACAAACAAAAGCTTTCACTTGTAACAGATATATTTACATGACTAACTACTGCGATGCTGAAGTTCAAACTGAAATACCGGAAATTGCCACTCTCAAAACTATTGtgaataggaaaaaaatgaaagatgaaGAGGTACAATGCGGCACATCGTTAACAGATAGAGTAGATAAGTCGGTTGGTTTTAACGAGGCTGTAGTTGAACAAAATAGGAAACAGCGTAGTTTCTGTGGTTTTCCATCTATTAAGACCGATGAAGATTTATTAGATATTGCTGGAGTGAACTTCCagaactttaattttttattatctaaaACTGAAAACCCATCGGAAAGATCTACAATAACAAGAGAACAGatgcttttaatttttttagtgaaaataaaaactggaCTGACATTTTCAGCCATAGCAATTTTCTTTGGTTTACATCGGTCAACTATCTCCAAGatattcttttcaactttacaatatttgaattcGTCAACTGCAAATTTAGTGTTTTGGCCAAGTAGAGCTGCCGTACAGAAAACTATGCCGGAATGTTTTAAACCTCAGTACTCTAATACTCGGGTTATCATAGACTGCACTGAATTCAAGATAGATGTTCCGTCAAGTGTTGACGACCGTATTTACTGTTACTTTCATTATAAGAAAGGTTTTACAGCAAAAGTACTGATTGGAATCACACCATCTGGGTTCATCTGTTTCAAATCGAAAGTTGCTGGCGGTAGAAAAGGTGATTCCCAATTAACTATTGAATCGAATTTGGTAGATTCATTGGAAGATGGTGATGTGGTTTTAGCAGATAAAGGTTTTCCTGAAATCAGATCTATCATTGATGCAAGTGGTAAACGAGTATTTCTTATTGTGCCaccatttttggaaaaaaaatcagaattttcgaaagaagAAACAGATCTGACTTACAACATCGCAAGAGTTCGAATTCATGTAGAAAGAATTATGCAACGACTTGAAAtatatcaaattttgtataaaattccagAACATTTGTTCTTTTGCAtcgataatattattcatgttATCTGCGTCTTAGTAAATTTACAGCCAccaattttttctaataaaacaaaaactatcaagtag